One window from the genome of Pseudanabaena yagii GIHE-NHR1 encodes:
- the hisG gene encoding ATP phosphoribosyltransferase codes for MFTFALPKGSLLKDSIRLLQGVGLDFSGFLDPTNRQLQILDPTGTARALLVRAQDVPVYVEYGQAQAGIVGEDVLREKTPKVAKLLDLGFGGCRMSIAVSGESRYRSPLDLPPHSRIASKYVGCAREYFDSIDLPVEIIPLYGSVELGPITGMAEAIVDLVSTGKTLKDNGLIEIEVLYHSTARLIAHPLSYRLYSDRFSELMEKMQIKA; via the coding sequence ATGTTCACCTTCGCACTGCCCAAAGGCTCACTATTAAAAGACTCCATTCGCTTACTCCAAGGCGTAGGACTCGACTTTAGTGGGTTTCTTGATCCTACCAATCGTCAACTACAAATTTTAGATCCCACAGGAACTGCTAGAGCCTTACTGGTCAGAGCGCAGGATGTCCCTGTATATGTGGAATATGGACAAGCCCAAGCAGGCATCGTCGGTGAAGATGTCTTACGGGAAAAAACGCCAAAGGTTGCCAAATTATTAGACTTAGGATTCGGTGGCTGTCGGATGTCGATCGCAGTTTCAGGAGAGAGCCGCTACCGATCACCCCTAGACCTGCCGCCCCATAGCCGCATTGCCTCAAAATATGTCGGTTGCGCTCGCGAATACTTTGACAGCATCGATTTACCAGTTGAGATTATTCCCCTCTATGGCTCCGTTGAGCTAGGTCCAATCACAGGCATGGCTGAAGCGATCGTCGATTTAGTTTCTACGGGTAAAACTTTAAAGGATAACGGACTGATTGAAATTGAAGTGTTGTATCACAGTACCGCGAGACTGATTGCCCATCCCTTGAGTTATCGCTTATATAGCGATCGCTTTAGCGAGTTAATGGAAAAGATGCAAATTAAGGCATAA